In Thermoplasmata archaeon, the genomic window ACGAGCCGCTCGACGGGCGGGCTCGTGCGACCCGCCCGGCGTCGCGGGCTCGCCACGGGCGCCGCCAGGACCCGGCGGACGTACGCCTCGTCGAAGATCTCGGTCAGGGAGCGGGGCCGGCCGTCGGCGAACACCCGGTCGGCGTGCCACTTGGAACCGAAGCGCACCAGGGTCATCAGCACGGGCAACACGTCGTTGCCCTTCTCCGTGACCTCCCAGCGGGCGTACTTGGGCCCCCGCTCGACGCGCACGATGAAGCCTTCGCGCTCGAGCTCGCTCAGACGCAGCGCGAGGACC contains:
- a CDS encoding helix-turn-helix domain-containing protein; this encodes MIAPARPTPTVRFKVEFECCPVAASLGILGRKYALQILRDIALYRAQRFNEMMRATPGLTKRVLALRLSELEREGFIVRVERGPKYARWEVTEKGNDVLPVLMTLVRFGSKWHADRVFADGRPRSLTEIFDEAYVRRVLAAPVASPRRRAGRTSPPVERLVPPTPGVRATA